ACGGTTGTATCCGGAGTTTTCGCGGCGGCGAGGCGGGTGACGTCCGTCGCCAGGTTGATAGCCTTTCATCCGCCCAGCATCTCAACGACCCGTCGATCCGTCCGTGCGCAGCACCCCCGTGATCACGCCGTGGCAGCGGCAGGCCGTGGCCACCAGCGCCGGGCCGGTGTGGGCCGTGAGCCGGGCCAGCAGGTCGAGGAACTCCTCCGGCCGGCACCCGCCGACCCCCGGTGCGAGCTGGTGGCTTCGCAGGACGAACGGGCGAAAGGTGGGAACTTCCAGCTCTGCGAGCAGGCGGAACAGGTCCTTCGGCCTGGGCTTCCCCGTGACCGTGCACCGGTCGGCCGGTTCGGGGCAGTCGGGGGGGCATCGCCAGTCGGCGTGGCTCGTGTAGATCTCGTCGGCCGAGGCCCGCAGGGCGTGGGGAACCGCCCGCTCCACCTCGGCGGGGATCGGATGGCGGACCAGCCGGTCGGGCCCCAGCTCGGCCAGGCACCACAAGGCCGCCAGGTGCACCGGCACGGCCGGCACGATCCAGTCGGCCCCGCCCGGGCCCAGCACATGCTCCTTTTGTTCGGAGAGGAACCCCACCGCGTCGGCCACCTGGGTCTCGGCGCCGAGGCGCCGGGCGGCCTCCAGCCCTGCGGGGTCCCGGTCCACCACCCGCACCGAGGCCCCGGCCGCGACCAGCTTGGCCGCGGCCCGGGTACCGAACCGTCCTCCCCCCAGAATCCAGACGCGCAAAGCTTCGGCTCCTGTTTCCATGTAACTTCGGTCTGCGGTCGTCGGTCGTCGGTCGACGGTCTTCGGTCTGGGGCCTTCGGCCCGCTAGGCAGCTAGGCGGCCGGGCGGCTCTCGGATCGTGCCAAAGGCCGGGGAGCATGGGGCCTCCTGGAGCGCCCGCCCAACGGTCAGAGGTCCCCGGAATTTCTCTAGTTTCTAGTCTCTAGTTTCTAGTCTCTAGCTCGCCCCGGGCCAACGAACGTTACCCTTCCCCTTGTAGGGCCCCGAAGGGGCCTGGACGGGCATCCCAGCGGGTCAAAGGCCCCATTCTCCCCTTGGCGTCGGCCGAGGGGCAAGGTCACCCCGAGCGGTTGAGGGAGAACCGCACGGGCACCACCACCTCGGACGCCACGGGCTCGCCACCGCGCACCGCCGGACGGAACCGCCAGCCTCGCACCGCCTCGAGGGCGGCCCGGTCGAGCACCCGGTAGCCCGAGCTCTGCTCCACCGAGGCGTCGAGCACCCGGCCGTCGGGCGACACCCGTACCCGGAGCCGCACC
This is a stretch of genomic DNA from Deferrisoma camini S3R1. It encodes these proteins:
- a CDS encoding NAD-binding protein — encoded protein: MRVWILGGGRFGTRAAAKLVAAGASVRVVDRDPAGLEAARRLGAETQVADAVGFLSEQKEHVLGPGGADWIVPAVPVHLAALWCLAELGPDRLVRHPIPAEVERAVPHALRASADEIYTSHADWRCPPDCPEPADRCTVTGKPRPKDLFRLLAELEVPTFRPFVLRSHQLAPGVGGCRPEEFLDLLARLTAHTGPALVATACRCHGVITGVLRTDGSTGR